One Pongo abelii isolate AG06213 chromosome 12, NHGRI_mPonAbe1-v2.0_pri, whole genome shotgun sequence DNA segment encodes these proteins:
- the IL1RL1 gene encoding interleukin-1 receptor-like 1 isoform X1, producing MGLWILAILTILMYSTAAKFSKQSWGLENEALIVRCPRHGKPSYTVDWYYSQTNKNIPTQERNRVFASGQLLKFLPAEVADSGIYTCIVRSPTFNKTGYANVTIYKKQLDCNVPAYLMYSTVSGSEKNSKIYCPTIDLYNWTAPLEWFKNCQALQGSRYRAHKSFLVIDNVMTEDAGDYTCKFIHNENGANYSVTATRSFTVKDEQGFSLFPVIRAPAHNETKEVEIGKNANLTCSACFGKGAQFLAAILWQLNGTKITDFGEPRIQQEEGQNQSFSNGLACLDMVLRIADVKEEDLLLQYDCLALNLHGLRRHTVRLSRKNPIDHHSTYCIIAVCSVLLMLINILVIILKMFWIEATLLWRDIAKPYKTRNDGKLYDAYVIYPRNYKSSTDGASHVEYFVHQILPDVLENKCGYTLCIYGRDMLPGEDVVTAVETSIRNSRRHIFILTPQIMHSKEFAYEQEVALHCALIQNDAKVILIEMEALSELDMLQAEALQDSLRHLMKVQGTIKWREDHTANKQSLNSKFWKHVRYQMPVPSKIPRKASSLTPLAAQKQ from the exons ATGGGGCTTTGGATCTTAGCAATTCTCACAATTCTCATGTATTCCACAGCAGCGAAGTTTA GTAAACAATCATGGGGCCTGGAAAATGAGGCTTTAATTGTAAGATGTCCTAGACATGGAAAACCTAGTTACACAGTGGATTGGTATtactcacaaacaaacaaaaatattcccACCCAGGAAAGAAATCGTGTGTTTGCCTCAGGCCAACTTCTTAAGTTTCTACCAGCTGAAGTTGCTGATTCTGGTATTTATACCTGTATTGTCAGAAG TCCCACATTCAATAAGACTGGATATGCAAAtgtcaccatatataaaaaacaaCTAGATTGTAATGTTCCAGCTTATTTGATGTATTCAACAGTATCTGGatcagaaaaaaattccaaaatttattGTCCTACCATTGACCTCTACAATTGGACAGCACCTCTTGAGTGGTTTAAG AATTGTCAGGCTCTTCAAGGATCAAGGTACAGGGCGCACAAGTCATTTTTGGTCATTGATAATGTGATGACTGAGGACGCAGGTGATTACACCTGTAAATTTATACACAATGAAAATGGAGCCAATTATAGTGTGACGGCGACCAGGTCCTTCACAGTCAAGG aTGAGCAAGGCTTTTCTCTGTTTCCAGTAATCAGAGCCCCTGCACACAATGAAACAAAGGAAGTGGAAATTG GAAAAAACGCAAACCTAACTTGCTCTGCTTGTTTTGGAAAAGGCGCTCAGTTCTTGGCTGCCATCCTGTGGCAGCTTAATGGAACAAAAATTACAGACTTTGGTGAACCAAGAATTCAACAAGAGGAAGGGCAAAATCAAAG TTTCAGCAATGGGCTGGCTTGTCTAGACATGGTTTTAAGAATAGCTGATGTGAAGGAAGAGGATTTATTGCTGCAGTACGACTGTCTGGCCCTGAATTTGCATGGCTTGAGAAGGCACACCGTAAGACTAAGTAGGAAAAATCCAA tTGATCATCATAGCACCTACTGCATAATTGCAGTATGTAGTGTATTATTAATGCTAATCAATATCCTGGTTATCATCCTAAAAATGTTCTGGATTGAGGCTACTCTGCTCTGGAGAGACATAGCTAAACCTTACAAGACTAGGAATG ATGGAAAGCTCTATGATGCTTATGTTATCTACCCACGGAACTACAAATCCAGTACAGATGGGGCCAGTCATGTAGAGTACTTTGTTCACCAGATTCTGCCTGATGTTCTTGAAAATAAATGTGGCTATACCTTATGCATTTATGGGAGAGATATGCTACCTGGAGAAG ATGTAGTCACTGCAGTGGAAACCAGCATAAGAAACAGCAGGCGGCACATTTTCATCCTGACCCCGCAGATCATGCACAGCAAGGAGTTTGCCTATGAGCAGGAGGTTGCCCTGCACTGTGCCCTCATCCAGAATGACGCCAAGGTGATACTTATTGAGATGGAGGCTCTGAGCGAGCTGGACATGCTGCAGGCTGAGGCGCTTCAGGACTCCCTCCGGCATCTTATGAAAGTACAGGGGACCATCAAGTGGAGGGAGGACCACACTGCCAATAAACAGTCCCTGAATTCCAAATTCTGGAAGCACGTGAGGTACCAAATGCCTGTGCCAAGCAAAATTCCCAGAAAGGCCTCTAGTTTGACTCCCTTGGCTGCCCAGAAGCAATAG
- the IL1RL1 gene encoding interleukin-1 receptor-like 1 precursor has protein sequence MGLWILAILTILMYSTAAKFSKQSWGLENEALIVRCPRHGKPSYTVDWYYSQTNKNIPTQERNRVFASGQLLKFLPAEVADSGIYTCIVRSPTFNKTGYANVTIYKKQLDCNVPAYLMYSTVSGSEKNSKIYCPTIDLYNWTAPLEWFKNCQALQGSRYRAHKSFLVIDNVMTEDAGDYTCKFIHNENGANYSVTATRSFTVKDEQGFSLFPVIRAPAHNETKEVEIGAQFLAAILWQLNGTKITDFGEPRIQQEEGQNQSFSNGLACLDMVLRIADVKEEDLLLQYDCLALNLHGLRRHTVRLSRKNPSKECF, from the exons ATGGGGCTTTGGATCTTAGCAATTCTCACAATTCTCATGTATTCCACAGCAGCGAAGTTTA GTAAACAATCATGGGGCCTGGAAAATGAGGCTTTAATTGTAAGATGTCCTAGACATGGAAAACCTAGTTACACAGTGGATTGGTATtactcacaaacaaacaaaaatattcccACCCAGGAAAGAAATCGTGTGTTTGCCTCAGGCCAACTTCTTAAGTTTCTACCAGCTGAAGTTGCTGATTCTGGTATTTATACCTGTATTGTCAGAAG TCCCACATTCAATAAGACTGGATATGCAAAtgtcaccatatataaaaaacaaCTAGATTGTAATGTTCCAGCTTATTTGATGTATTCAACAGTATCTGGatcagaaaaaaattccaaaatttattGTCCTACCATTGACCTCTACAATTGGACAGCACCTCTTGAGTGGTTTAAG AATTGTCAGGCTCTTCAAGGATCAAGGTACAGGGCGCACAAGTCATTTTTGGTCATTGATAATGTGATGACTGAGGACGCAGGTGATTACACCTGTAAATTTATACACAATGAAAATGGAGCCAATTATAGTGTGACGGCGACCAGGTCCTTCACAGTCAAGG aTGAGCAAGGCTTTTCTCTGTTTCCAGTAATCAGAGCCCCTGCACACAATGAAACAAAGGAAGTGGAAATTG GCGCTCAGTTCTTGGCTGCCATCCTGTGGCAGCTTAATGGAACAAAAATTACAGACTTTGGTGAACCAAGAATTCAACAAGAGGAAGGGCAAAATCAAAG TTTCAGCAATGGGCTGGCTTGTCTAGACATGGTTTTAAGAATAGCTGATGTGAAGGAAGAGGATTTATTGCTGCAGTACGACTGTCTGGCCCTGAATTTGCATGGCTTGAGAAGGCACACCGTAAGACTAAGTAGGAAAAATCCAAGTAAGGAATGTTTCTGA